Proteins found in one Alicyclobacillus cycloheptanicus genomic segment:
- the spoIIR gene encoding stage II sporulation protein R, with amino-acid sequence MVAKRLAVLVMAAVCVVGIGRMMAAHAQNKAQASNADAALYNVAEPHDTPIPSEALRLRIIANSDRSSDQAVKLDVRNAVVVQVAQWLKGAKSEAQAKQIVIDHEPQIEALATKVVRQHGFTYAVRTDVGKVPFPTKIYGNQVYPAGEYEALRITLGSGQGQNWWCVLFPPLCFVDIADGDAVPNTGGFPDLPPLETIEVPGSDGQPTQVQVRLASVDYGEELWHAIERVL; translated from the coding sequence ATGGTTGCGAAACGGTTGGCCGTGTTGGTGATGGCAGCAGTCTGCGTGGTCGGCATCGGGCGCATGATGGCGGCGCACGCGCAAAACAAGGCACAAGCGTCGAACGCGGACGCCGCCTTGTACAATGTCGCCGAGCCGCACGATACCCCCATTCCGAGCGAGGCGCTGCGGCTTCGCATCATCGCCAACAGCGACCGTTCGAGCGACCAGGCTGTGAAGCTGGACGTGCGCAACGCCGTGGTCGTGCAGGTTGCACAGTGGCTGAAAGGCGCCAAGAGCGAAGCACAGGCGAAGCAAATCGTGATTGACCATGAACCGCAGATTGAAGCGCTGGCGACGAAAGTGGTTCGCCAGCACGGTTTTACATATGCAGTCCGCACGGATGTCGGCAAGGTGCCGTTCCCGACCAAAATTTACGGCAATCAAGTATATCCGGCTGGAGAGTATGAGGCGCTTCGCATCACCCTCGGATCCGGCCAGGGGCAAAACTGGTGGTGTGTGCTGTTCCCGCCCCTCTGCTTCGTCGACATCGCGGACGGGGACGCCGTGCCGAACACCGGCGGATTCCCCGACCTGCCGCCGCTGGAGACGATTGAAGTGCCGGGATCGGACGGGCAGCCCACTCAGGTTCAGGTGCGGCTCGCGTCAGTCGACTACGGCGAGGAATTGTGGCACGCCATCGAGCGCGTGTTGTAG
- a CDS encoding L-threonylcarbamoyladenylate synthase, translated as MQIWHNQPSEIRAAAAVLRAGGLVAFPTETVYGLGANAWLEGAVRKVFAAKGRPADNPLIVHVPGIRWLDGVVSNVAALPEPVRRAMAAFWPGPLTLLMPAHARLAPSVHPNLTMVGVRVPDHPLALALLEAAGCPVAAPSANQSGKPSPTTAGDVMEDMAERIDGVIDGGPCPIGVESTVVAIGRDQATIYRPGGVSKEALEEVLGIPVALDRHLLLRHADGGAPSAGRPGGVGPSGGVGPSGGVGPSGGMGQPLAPGMKYRHYAPNAAVTVWTGEKARVTDVIRTFAADPGRAPVAIIAPNRVRPEAVRLALTDTEPAGQAAGGRGAEREPRERAGTGAGVEGELADGRTRPVDWWPDPGESYVESLSRNLYRLLRAFDRCGAKSIAVAGVPPEGLGLAVMNRLEKASEGRVYRV; from the coding sequence ATGCAGATTTGGCACAATCAGCCCAGTGAGATTCGGGCCGCAGCGGCGGTGTTGCGCGCTGGCGGCCTTGTTGCATTTCCGACGGAGACAGTGTACGGGCTTGGCGCAAATGCGTGGCTGGAAGGGGCGGTGCGAAAGGTGTTCGCCGCCAAGGGGCGCCCGGCCGACAACCCGTTAATCGTCCACGTCCCGGGGATAAGGTGGCTGGACGGGGTCGTGTCCAACGTGGCCGCGTTACCGGAGCCGGTCCGCCGCGCGATGGCCGCATTCTGGCCGGGCCCCCTCACCCTGCTGATGCCCGCTCATGCGCGGTTGGCGCCTTCTGTGCACCCGAACCTGACGATGGTGGGGGTTCGCGTGCCCGACCACCCGCTGGCGCTGGCGCTGCTGGAGGCCGCGGGCTGTCCCGTGGCGGCACCGAGTGCGAACCAGTCCGGGAAACCGAGTCCGACGACAGCCGGCGACGTCATGGAGGACATGGCGGAGCGAATCGACGGCGTGATCGACGGGGGGCCTTGTCCAATCGGCGTGGAGTCGACCGTGGTGGCCATCGGACGAGACCAGGCCACGATTTATCGGCCAGGCGGTGTATCGAAGGAGGCGCTCGAGGAGGTGCTGGGAATTCCGGTGGCGCTGGACCGTCACCTGCTGCTGCGCCACGCGGACGGCGGGGCGCCGAGCGCCGGGCGGCCGGGGGGCGTCGGGCCGTCGGGGGGCGTCGGGCCGTCGGGGGGCGTCGGGCCGTCGGGGGGCATGGGGCAGCCCCTGGCGCCCGGGATGAAATATCGCCACTATGCGCCGAACGCAGCGGTCACCGTGTGGACAGGGGAGAAGGCGCGGGTGACAGACGTGATCCGCACCTTCGCCGCCGATCCCGGCCGCGCACCGGTCGCCATCATCGCGCCGAACCGCGTGCGTCCGGAAGCTGTTCGACTCGCACTGACGGACACCGAGCCGGCGGGCCAGGCAGCCGGCGGACGTGGCGCCGAGCGCGAGCCGCGGGAACGAGCCGGAACTGGGGCTGGCGTAGAAGGCGAACTGGCGGACGGGCGTACGCGCCCAGTCGATTGGTGGCCAGATCCCGGCGAGTCTTACGTCGAGTCGCTCAGCCGCAATTTGTACAGGCTGTTGCGGGCGTTTGACCGGTGCGGCGCGAAGTCCATTGCGGTGGCAGGCGTTCCGCCGGAAGGTCTCGGGCTGGCGGTGATGAATCGGCTCGAAAAGGCTTCCGAAGGCAGGGTCTATCGCGTGTGA
- the prmC gene encoding peptide chain release factor N(5)-glutamine methyltransferase, with translation MNERETSYPFRTTGEALAWASSFLQRDADPVTDPVRARAEAETLLLHVTGLTRTQLVVSLREGLKPSAAEQLAALVHRRAAGEPLQYLTGQAGFYGRLFRVRPGCLIPRPETEVLAAAAVSWIRAHLPAAQVLDFGCGSGALAITIALECPDAVVTAVDLSEDAAAIAAENAAALQASVAIHVGDGFVWLQHHPIQVLVSNPPYIPTGDLPGLAVEVRGHEPRLALDGGPDGLAYYRRFAALGDGAFLDGPAAWFMEVGFDQAVQVKRLFTEDYAHLWQGWRFSVLDDLRGVPRVVTGERSKSHD, from the coding sequence GTGAACGAACGCGAAACATCCTATCCATTTCGAACCACGGGGGAAGCCTTGGCCTGGGCTTCTTCTTTTTTGCAGCGGGACGCAGATCCGGTGACCGACCCAGTGCGGGCACGCGCCGAGGCAGAGACCCTGCTGCTGCACGTCACGGGCTTGACCAGGACGCAGCTCGTCGTGTCGCTTCGTGAAGGGCTAAAACCCAGTGCGGCGGAGCAATTGGCTGCGCTGGTTCACCGCCGCGCCGCAGGGGAGCCGCTGCAATACCTGACGGGACAGGCTGGATTTTACGGCCGACTCTTTCGTGTGCGTCCGGGCTGCCTCATACCGCGCCCAGAAACCGAGGTGCTGGCCGCCGCGGCCGTTTCGTGGATCCGCGCCCATCTGCCCGCTGCACAGGTGCTGGACTTTGGCTGCGGCAGCGGTGCTTTAGCGATCACGATTGCCCTCGAGTGCCCGGATGCTGTCGTCACGGCGGTCGACCTCTCCGAAGATGCGGCAGCCATTGCGGCTGAGAATGCGGCAGCCTTACAGGCATCGGTCGCCATTCACGTCGGCGACGGGTTCGTGTGGCTGCAACACCATCCCATCCAGGTCCTGGTGAGCAATCCGCCCTACATCCCCACCGGGGATTTGCCCGGGTTAGCCGTCGAGGTGCGCGGCCACGAACCCCGTTTGGCGCTGGATGGAGGGCCGGATGGCCTAGCCTACTACCGGCGCTTTGCGGCACTGGGAGACGGCGCATTCCTGGACGGGCCTGCGGCGTGGTTCATGGAGGTTGGATTTGACCAGGCGGTTCAGGTGAAGCGCCTCTTCACCGAAGATTATGCCCATCTGTGGCAGGGATGGCGGTTCTCGGTGCTGGACGACCTGCGCGGGGTTCCGCGCGTCGTCACCGGGGAGCGCAGCAAATCTCACGATTGA